Proteins co-encoded in one Medicago truncatula cultivar Jemalong A17 chromosome 8, MtrunA17r5.0-ANR, whole genome shotgun sequence genomic window:
- the LOC11444848 gene encoding isoleucine N-monooxygenase 2 isoform X2 — translation MEETKAKKIYKLLCIQIRSIKHKRSTQKSEEPKLPPGPTPWPIVGNLPEMLANRPTFRWIQKMMNDLNTDIACIRLGNVHVITISDPEIARELCIKQDAIFASRPSSWSNEYVTNGYLTTALTPFGEQWKKVKKVISNELVSPLRHKWLHDKRVEEADNIVRYVYNKCTKIGGDGIVNVSVAAQYYSGNVIRRLLLNKRYFGNGSEDYGPGLEEIEYVEAIFTVLQYLFAFSVSDFMPCLRGLDLDGHERIIKKACKIMKKYHDPIIEDRIQQWKNGKKIEKEDLLDVLISLKDGENNAILTEHEIKSNILELILAAVDNPSNVVEWGLAELINQPELLKKATEELDSVVGKGRLVQEYDFPKLNYVKACAKEAFRRHPICDFNLPHVAMKDTTLANYFIPKGSHVYLRRQGLGTNPRIWEEPLKFNPERHLKIDGSNLNLADPSLDLITFGTGRRGCSGVMLGTSMTIMLFARLIHGFTWSLPPNQPSIDLSESHAGTTKAKPLVAVAEPRLEPKVYGLY, via the exons ATGGAAGAGACGAAGGCAAAAAAGATTTACAAACTCCTTTGTATACAGATACGGAG CATCAAACACAAACGTAGCACCCAAAAATCTGAGGAACCAAAGCTCCCTCCTGGTCCAACACCTTGGCCTATAGTAGGCAACCTCCCTGAAATGCTTGCAAATAGGCCAACATTTAGATGGAtacaaaaaatgatgaatgatctCAACACAGATATTGCTTGCATCCGTTTAGGTAACGTTCATGTGATTACAATTAGTGATCCTGAAATTGCGCGTGAATTATGTATAAAACAAGATGCAATTTTTGCATCAAGACCAAGTAGTTGGTCAAATGAGTATGTTACTAATGGTTATCTAACCACAGCACTCACTCCCTTTGGAGAACAatggaagaaagtgaagaaAGTAATTAGCAATGAGCTAGTTTCCCCTCTTAGACATAAATGGCTTCATGATAAGAGAGTGGAAGAAGCCGATAACATTGTACGTTATGTTTATAACAAATGCACCAAAATTGGTGGTGATGGAATTGTGAATGTGAGTGTTGCTGCACAATATTATTCAGGGAATGTTATTAGGAGGTTGCTTTTGAATAAAAGGTACTTTGGAAATGGTAGTGAAGATTATGGACCTGGCTTAGAGGAAATAGAATATGTGGAAGCAATTTTTACTGTTTTGCAATACCTCTTTGCTTTTTCTGTTTCTGATTTCATGCCATGTTTGAGGGGTCTTGACTTGGATGGTCATGAAAGGATAATTAAGAAGGCCTGTAAGATCATGAAGAAATATCATGACCCTATAATTGAGGATAGAATTCAACAATGGAAGAATGGGAAGAAGATAGAAAAAGAAGATTTGCTTGATGTTCTCATCTCACTCAAAGATGGTGAAAACAATGCCATTTTGACTGAGCACGAAATCAAGTCTAATattttg GAATTGATACTTGCAGCCGTTGATAATCCATCGAATGTAGTTGAATGGGGACTTGCTGAATTGATAAATCAACCCGAGCTACTTAAAAAAGCAACTGAAGAATTAGATAGTGTAGTTGGAAAAGGAAGGCTTGTGCAAGAATACGATTTTCCCAAACTAAACTATGTGAAGGCATGTGCAAAAGAAGCTTTTCGTCGTCACCCAATTTGTGATTTCAACCTTCCCCACGTTGCAATGAAAGACACAACTCTTGCTAATTACTTTATCCCAAAAGGTAGCCATGTTTATTTAAGGAGACAAGGACTAGGCACAAACCCTAGAATTTGGGAAGAACCACTTAAGTTCAATCCAGAACGACATCTTAAGATCGATGGGTCTAATTTGAATTTGGCAGATCCCAGTTTGGACTTGATTACATTTGGTACCGGAAGGCGTGGATGTTCCGGGGTCATGCTTGGAACTTCAATGACCATTATGTTATTTGCAAGGTTGATCCATGGTTTCACATGGAGTTTGCCACCAAACCAGCCTAGTATTGACCTCTCTGAATCTCATGCAGGAACCACAAAAGCTAAGCCACTTGTGGCAGTGGCAGAGCCAAGATTAGAACCAAAGGTTTATGGTTTATATTAA
- the LOC11444848 gene encoding isoleucine N-monooxygenase 2 isoform X1, with amino-acid sequence MEYFIVIDQLSTSLWCLILMLLVYSIKHKRSTQKSEEPKLPPGPTPWPIVGNLPEMLANRPTFRWIQKMMNDLNTDIACIRLGNVHVITISDPEIARELCIKQDAIFASRPSSWSNEYVTNGYLTTALTPFGEQWKKVKKVISNELVSPLRHKWLHDKRVEEADNIVRYVYNKCTKIGGDGIVNVSVAAQYYSGNVIRRLLLNKRYFGNGSEDYGPGLEEIEYVEAIFTVLQYLFAFSVSDFMPCLRGLDLDGHERIIKKACKIMKKYHDPIIEDRIQQWKNGKKIEKEDLLDVLISLKDGENNAILTEHEIKSNILELILAAVDNPSNVVEWGLAELINQPELLKKATEELDSVVGKGRLVQEYDFPKLNYVKACAKEAFRRHPICDFNLPHVAMKDTTLANYFIPKGSHVYLRRQGLGTNPRIWEEPLKFNPERHLKIDGSNLNLADPSLDLITFGTGRRGCSGVMLGTSMTIMLFARLIHGFTWSLPPNQPSIDLSESHAGTTKAKPLVAVAEPRLEPKVYGLY; translated from the exons AtggaatattttattgttattgacCAATTGTCAACATCATTATGGTGTCTCATACTTATGTTACTTGTCTATAGCATCAAACACAAACGTAGCACCCAAAAATCTGAGGAACCAAAGCTCCCTCCTGGTCCAACACCTTGGCCTATAGTAGGCAACCTCCCTGAAATGCTTGCAAATAGGCCAACATTTAGATGGAtacaaaaaatgatgaatgatctCAACACAGATATTGCTTGCATCCGTTTAGGTAACGTTCATGTGATTACAATTAGTGATCCTGAAATTGCGCGTGAATTATGTATAAAACAAGATGCAATTTTTGCATCAAGACCAAGTAGTTGGTCAAATGAGTATGTTACTAATGGTTATCTAACCACAGCACTCACTCCCTTTGGAGAACAatggaagaaagtgaagaaAGTAATTAGCAATGAGCTAGTTTCCCCTCTTAGACATAAATGGCTTCATGATAAGAGAGTGGAAGAAGCCGATAACATTGTACGTTATGTTTATAACAAATGCACCAAAATTGGTGGTGATGGAATTGTGAATGTGAGTGTTGCTGCACAATATTATTCAGGGAATGTTATTAGGAGGTTGCTTTTGAATAAAAGGTACTTTGGAAATGGTAGTGAAGATTATGGACCTGGCTTAGAGGAAATAGAATATGTGGAAGCAATTTTTACTGTTTTGCAATACCTCTTTGCTTTTTCTGTTTCTGATTTCATGCCATGTTTGAGGGGTCTTGACTTGGATGGTCATGAAAGGATAATTAAGAAGGCCTGTAAGATCATGAAGAAATATCATGACCCTATAATTGAGGATAGAATTCAACAATGGAAGAATGGGAAGAAGATAGAAAAAGAAGATTTGCTTGATGTTCTCATCTCACTCAAAGATGGTGAAAACAATGCCATTTTGACTGAGCACGAAATCAAGTCTAATattttg GAATTGATACTTGCAGCCGTTGATAATCCATCGAATGTAGTTGAATGGGGACTTGCTGAATTGATAAATCAACCCGAGCTACTTAAAAAAGCAACTGAAGAATTAGATAGTGTAGTTGGAAAAGGAAGGCTTGTGCAAGAATACGATTTTCCCAAACTAAACTATGTGAAGGCATGTGCAAAAGAAGCTTTTCGTCGTCACCCAATTTGTGATTTCAACCTTCCCCACGTTGCAATGAAAGACACAACTCTTGCTAATTACTTTATCCCAAAAGGTAGCCATGTTTATTTAAGGAGACAAGGACTAGGCACAAACCCTAGAATTTGGGAAGAACCACTTAAGTTCAATCCAGAACGACATCTTAAGATCGATGGGTCTAATTTGAATTTGGCAGATCCCAGTTTGGACTTGATTACATTTGGTACCGGAAGGCGTGGATGTTCCGGGGTCATGCTTGGAACTTCAATGACCATTATGTTATTTGCAAGGTTGATCCATGGTTTCACATGGAGTTTGCCACCAAACCAGCCTAGTATTGACCTCTCTGAATCTCATGCAGGAACCACAAAAGCTAAGCCACTTGTGGCAGTGGCAGAGCCAAGATTAGAACCAAAGGTTTATGGTTTATATTAA
- the LOC11444849 gene encoding isoleucine N-monooxygenase 2 — MDYFVVSDQLSTTLWYLILMLLVYKLLVKHQRSNQKSEEPKPKLPPGPTPWPIVGNLPEMLANRPTFRWIQKMMNDLNTDIACIRLGNVHVITISDPEIARELCIKQDAIFASRPSSWSNEYVTNGYLTTALTPFGEQWKKVKKVISNELVSPLRHKWLHDKRVEEADNIVRYVYNKCTKIGGDGIVNVSVAAQYYSGNVIRRLLLNKRYFGNGSEDYGPGLEEIEYVEAIFTVLQYLFAFSVSDFMPCLRGLDLDGHERIIKKACKIMKKYHDPIIEDRIQQWKNGKKIEKEDLLDVLISLKDGANNAILTEQEIKSNILELTLAAVDNPSNAVEWGLAELINQPKLLKKATEELDSVVGKGRLVQEYDFPKLNYVKACAKEAFRRHPICDFNLPRVAMKDTILANYFIPKGSHVYLRRQGLGTNPRIWEEPLKFNPERHLKIDGSNLSLADPSLNVITFGTGRRGCSGVMLGTSMTIMLFARLIHGFTWSLPPNQSNIDLSESHGGTTKAKPLVAVAKPRLEPKIYGLY; from the exons ATGGACTATTTTGTTGTTTCCGACCAATTGTCAACAACATTATGGTATCTCATACTCATGTTACTTGTCTATAAACTCCTCGTCAAACACCAACGTAGTAACCAAAAATCTGaggaaccaaaaccaaaactcCCTCCTGGTCCAACACCTTGGCCTATAGTAGGCAACCTCCCTGAAATGCTTGCAAATAGGCCAACATTTAGATGGAtacaaaaaatgatgaatgatctCAACACAGATATTGCTTGCATCCGTTTAGGTAACGTTCATGTGATTACAATTAGCGATCCTGAAATTGCACGTGAATTGTGTATAAAACAAGATGCAATTTTTGCATCAAGACCAAGTAGTTGGTCAAATGAGTATGTTACTAATGGTTATCTAACCACAGCACTCACTCCCTTTGGAGAACAatggaagaaagtgaagaaAGTAATTAGCAATGAGCTAGTTTCCCCTCTTAGACATAAATGGCTTCATGATAAGAGAGTGGAAGAAGCCGATAACATTGTACGTTATGTTTATAACAAATGCACCAAAATTGGTGGTGATGGAATTGTGAATGTGAGTGTTGCTGCACAATATTATTCAGGGAATGTTATTAGGAGGTTGCTTTTGAATAAAAGGTACTTTGGAAATGGTAGTGAAGATTATGGACCTGGCTTAGAGGAAATAGAATATGTGGAAGCAATTTTTACTGTTTTGCAATACCTCTTTGCTTTTTCTGTTTCTGATTTCATGCCATGTTTGAGGGGTCTTGACTTGGATGGTCATGAAAGGATCATTAAGAAGGCTTGCAAGATCATGAAGAAATATCATGACCCTATCATTGAGGATAGAATTCAACAATGGAAAAATgggaagaaaatagaaaaagaagatTTGCTTGATGTTCTCATCTCACTCAAAGATGGTGCAAACAATGCCATTTTGACTGAGCAGGAAATCAAGTCTAATATTTTG GAATTGACACTTGCAGCCGTTGATAATCCATCGAATGCAGTTGAATGGGGACTTGCTGAATTGATAAATCAACCCAAGCTACTTAAAAAAGCGACTGAAGAATTAGATAGTGTAGTTGGAAAAGGAAGGTTAGTGCAAGAATACGATTTTCCCAAACTAAACTATGTGAAGGCATGTGCAAAAGAAGCTTTTCGTCGTCACCCAATTTGCGATTTCAACCTTCCCCGCGTTGCAATGAAAGACACAATTCTTGCTAATTACTTTATCCCAAAAGGTAGCCATGTTTATTTAAGGAGACAAGGACTAGGCACAAACCCTAGAATTTGGGAAGAACCGCTTAAGTTCAATCCAGAACGACATCTTAAGATCGATGGATCTAATTTGAGTTTGGCAGATCCCAGTTTGAACGTGATTACATTTGGTACCGGAAGGCGTGGATGTTCAGGGGTCATGCTTGGAACTTCAAtgactattatgttatttgcAAGGTTGATCCATGGTTTCACGTGGAGTTTGCCACCAAATCAGTCTAATATTGACCTCTCTGAATCTCATGGAGGAACCACAAAAGCTAAGCCACTTGTGGCAGTGGCAAAACCAAGATTGGAACCAAAGATTTATGGTTTATATTAA